One part of the Drosophila teissieri strain GT53w chromosome 3R, Prin_Dtei_1.1, whole genome shotgun sequence genome encodes these proteins:
- the LOC122622041 gene encoding transcription intermediary factor 1-alpha isoform X3: MDMDLEQLKNDFLPLIAGIKQEQLDAVPTDVLPQMSTPSTVSGAPTTSSLSSSSLSLSNPCDSAEKRSESNSSASAKFTLFKCVYCAQLLGSNDRPKLLECLHVACAQCVSTKFSELDRSLPPLIHCPVCDNASQQEFIVDNQFLIEQCTAGDSGDGVGLLGLTAEGQKSSAAASIQCSSCSDGAVATSWCVDCSEYICDSCVQAHQRLKITKDHTIKPKDEANNEQLAGAAGVDKLHMCQLHPQEKLSLFCETCDKLTCRDCQLSDHRDHKYKFAHEIATESRQALSTLVSEINYKRFLLSSATKVIDDRQQLIHDKKKDLIKEITAMAVKITNTVNTRGKQLIMRLNEVCDSKLKVLVEKKETLQLLSDNTDHCIDFMQNALEKGSDFAILSSKKSLVRHLQKLKCQRADIPNPEIPVRIQVQLNQVSDLQKVISQLGIIIVDGKPYPPTPSPNGTPQPQHPPRQPPSPNMAPPLRPGLPPGMPAGLSPNGPPVNFGPQNGPPLYSNAAQQQFNNLSMSRSFPGDGSVRFGGMPPVGMQRHGQPHVSSSTHPQNMDISLRGLLNNQAAQSPNAHMAFNGPPSYPGGPQGAPAPAHQPMGPQMRPHFMPGQQGFSQGGGPGGGPRDANFMNSNARFQSQYQRMANHAQQAAAAAAMAGAAGGGGGQIPSPGALQRPQMMSNPMQNVSAMQNSLGFHGSQAGFNTGPPQTSPQLGGGGMHSLAKWHIPQSAQQSNMCSQQGPLLPFANGRQTSENFKISLKSPNTLKNSTPPSLGGGGAGHPSHGNGSSSAQLNAAALGLGPAVSILSNVTSTNPKTPSPSTHENTKDFTEPIDKVRDDSINDLIATIAKLDSNGVQVLPEGRTKTTSPQVHSSTDLSNTQEVNNKNEQKDDPNEDWCAVCLDGGELMCCDKCPKVFHQNCHIPAISSLPDESESWQCLLCVNLKELTKTEGSEKNSSGELSALELRILQRICLELYCQYEQSLNFREPESPANTSYYEIVSSPMSLDVIRTRLDPSSPNHYKDIAGFVSDVRLIFSNTYLFYQEDTKTYSNAKYLENFFEEQLAKWLPQFEGSKPLSKRNTSNSPALLGVNATGSPSPIENGRKSCGSASLGDSDGGCLPAKRARRSAHE, from the exons tcAGAGTCAAACTCTTCCGCATCAGCCAAGTTCACCCTATTCAAGTGCGTTTACTGCGCTCAACTCCTCGGATCCAATGATCGACCCAAATTGCTAGAATGCCTCCACGTGGCCTGTGCCCAATGCGTGAGCACCAAGTTCTCAGAGCTGGACCGCTCGCTGCCACCATTGATCCATTGTCCGGTATGCGATAATGCGTCGCAGCAGGAGTTTATCGTGGACAACCAGTTCCTCATTGAGCAGTGCACCGCCGGAGATAGTGGTGATGGGGTCGGTCTTCTGGGCTTGACAGCCGAAGGTCAGAAGAGCTCTGCTGCGGCGAGCATCCAATGCAGCAGCTGTTCCGATGGTGCAGTGGCCACGTCGTGGTGCGTTGACTGCTCGGAGTACATTTGCGACAGTTGTGTGCAGGCTCACCAGCGCCTGAAGATCACCAAGGACCACACGATTAAGCCCAAAGACGAGGCCAACAACGAGCAGCTGGCCGGAGCTGCCGGGGTGGACAAGCTGCACATGTGCCAGTTGCACCCGCAGGAGAAGCTTTCGTTGTTTTGCGAGACGTGCGACAAGCTTACTTGTCGTGATTGCCAGTTGAGCGACCATCGGGATCACAAATACAAGTTTGCCCACGAGATTGCCACGGAATCAAGACAGGCGCTGTCCACCCTTGTTTCCGAAATCAACTacaaacgcttccttctctcCTCGGCTACCAAGGTGATCGATGACCGCCAACAGCTGATCCACGACAAGAAGAAGGACCTCATCAAGGAGATCACAGCCATGGCGGTGAAGATCACCAATACCGTCAATACCCGAGGCAAGCAGCTAATCATGAGATTAAACGAGGTGTGCGACAGTAAACTCAAGGTGCTGGTGGAAAAGAAGGAGACGCTGCAGTTGCTGTCCGACAACACGGACCACTGCATCGATTTCATGCAAAACGCTTTGGAGAAGGGCAGTGATTTCGCTATCCTATCGAGCAAAAAGTCTCTGGTGCGTCACCTGCAGAAGCTCAAGTGCCAAAGGGCGGATATCCCCAACCCGGAAATCCCAGTGCGCATTCAGGTTCAACTTAACCAGGTCTCCGATCTGCAGAAGGTAATCTCGCAGCTGGGCATAATCATCGTGGATGGCAAACCATATCCGCCCACGCCCTCGCCCAACGGAACCCCTCAGCCGCAGCACCCACCTCGCCAGCCTCCCAGCCCGAACATGGCGCCACCCCTGCGTCCTGGTCTTCCACCCGGAATGCCCGCTGGCCTCTCGCCGAACGGACCGCCCGTCAACTTTGGACCGCAGAACGGACCGCCGCTCTACAGCAATGCTGCCCAGCAGCAGTTCAACAATCTGTCCATGAGTCGCTCCTTTCCGGGTGACGGGTCAG TTCGCTTCGGGGGAATGCCGCCAGTGGGCATGCAGCGACACGGACAACCGCACGTGAGCTCCTCCACGCATCCGCAGAATATGG ACATCAGCCTGCGGGGCCTGCTGAACAACCAGGCGGCACAGAGCCCGAATGCCCACATGGCATTCAATGGACCGCCCAGCTATCCGGGTGGGCCGCAAGGAGCGCCGGCTCCGGCCCACCAACCGATGGGTCCGCAGATGCGTCCGCATTTTATGCCCGGCCAGCAGGGTTTCTCGCAGGGCGGTGGTCCAGGAGGCGGACCGCGGGACGCCAACTTTATGAACAGCAACGCGCGCTTCCAGTCGCAGTATCAACGTATGGCCAACCACGCTCAGCAGGCGGCGGCTGCAGCGGCCATGGCCGGAGCGGCGGGGGGCGGAGGCGGCCAAATCCCTTCGCCGGGTGCACTGCAGCGACCCCAGATGATGTCCAATCCCATGCAGAATGTGAGTGCCATGCAGAAT TCGTTGGGGTTTCATGGGAGCCAGGCTGGCTTTAATACCGGCCCACCGCAGACCTCCCCGCAGTTAGGCGGCGGAGGCATGCACAGCCTGGCCAAGTGGCACATCCCGCAATCCGCGCAACAGTCGAACA TGTGTTCGCAACAAGGTccccttttgccttttgcgaATGGTCGCCAGACATcggaaaattttaaaatctcACTCAAATCCCCAAACACGCTCAAAAATAGCACCCCGCCCAGCCTGGGGGGCGGTGGTGCGGGTCACCCGAGCCACGGAAACGGCTCCTCCAGCGCCCAACTGAACGCAGCTGCTCTGGGATTGGGGCCAGCCGTTTCGATACTCTCTAACGTCACCTCGACGAATCCAAAGACGCCCAGTCCCAGCACCCATGAG AACACCAAGGACTTCACCGAACCCATTGACAAGGTGCGGGATGACTCAATCAACGATCTGATTGCAACCATAGCCAAGCTAGACTCAAATGGGGTGCAGGTGTTGCCGGAGGGTCGCACAAAGACCACCTCGCCACAGGTGCACAGCTCTACGGATCTGTCCAACACACAGGAAG ttaataataaaaacgaacaaaaagaTGATCCCAACGAGGACTGGTGCGCCGTATGTCTGGATGGAGGAGAGCTGATGTGCTGCGACAAGTGTCCCAAGGTTTTTCACCAGAACTGCCACATCCCCGCGATCAGCTCGCTGCCGGACGAAAGCGAGAGCTGGCAGTGCCTGCTGTGCGTTAACCTTAAGGAGCTGACCAAGACGGAGGGAAGTGAAAAGAACTCCTCCGGCGAGCTGAGCGCCCTGGAGCTCCGCATCCTGCAGCGCATCTGTCTAGAATTGTACTGCCAGTACGAGCAGAGCCTCAATTTCCGGGAGCCGGAGTCGCCAGCCAATACATCCTATTACGAGATTGTTTCCAG TCCCATGTCGTTAGATGTTATTCGCACCCGCCTGGATCCATCCAGTCCCAACCACTACAAGGACATCGCAGGCTTCGTGTCCGACGTGCGTTTAATATTTTCCAACACGTACCTCTTCTATCAG GAGGACACGAAAACTTACTCCAATGCCAAGTATTTGGAAAACTTCTTCGAGGAGCAGCTAGCTAAGTGGTTGCCGCAATTTGAGGGCAGCAAGCCACTAAGTAAGCGCAATACCTCAAACTCTCCGGCGCTGTTAGGTGTGAATGCAACTGGTTCGCCGTCGCCAATCGAAAACGGAAGAAAGAGCTGCGGCTCGGCATCATTGGGTGACAGCGATGGTGGCTGCTTGCCGGCTAAGAGGGCGAGACGGTCGGCGCACGAATAG
- the LOC122622041 gene encoding transcription intermediary factor 1-alpha isoform X5 translates to MDMDLEQLKNDFLPLIAGIKQEQLDAVPTDVLPQMSTPSTVSGAPTTSSLSSSSLSLSNPCDSAEKRSESNSSASAKFTLFKCVYCAQLLGSNDRPKLLECLHVACAQCVSTKFSELDRSLPPLIHCPVCDNASQQEFIVDNQFLIEQCTAGDSGDGVGLLGLTAEGQKSSAAASIQCSSCSDGAVATSWCVDCSEYICDSCVQAHQRLKITKDHTIKPKDEANNEQLAGAAGVDKLHMCQLHPQEKLSLFCETCDKLTCRDCQLSDHRDHKYKFAHEIATESRQALSTLVSEINYKRFLLSSATKVIDDRQQLIHDKKKDLIKEITAMAVKITNTVNTRGKQLIMRLNEVCDSKLKVLVEKKETLQLLSDNTDHCIDFMQNALEKGSDFAILSSKKSLVRHLQKLKCQRADIPNPEIPVRIQVQLNQVSDLQKVISQLGIIIVDGKPYPPTPSPNGTPQPQHPPRQPPSPNMAPPLRPGLPPGMPAGLSPNGPPVNFGPQNGPPLYSNAAQQQFNNLSMSRSFPGDGSGKVRFGGMPPVGMQRHGQPHVSSSTHPQNMDISLRGLLNNQAAQSPNAHMAFNGPPSYPGGPQGAPAPAHQPMGPQMRPHFMPGQQGFSQGGGPGGGPRDANFMNSNARFQSQYQRMANHAQQAAAAAAMAGAAGGGGGQIPSPGALQRPQMMSNPMQNVSAMQNSLGFHGSQAGFNTGPPQTSPQLGGGGMHSLAKWHIPQSAQQSNMCSQQGPLLPFANGRQTSENFKISLKSPNTLKNSTPPSLGGGGAGHPSHGNGSSSAQLNAAALGLGPAVSILSNVTSTNPKTPSPSTHENTKDFTEPIDKVRDDSINDLIATIAKLDSNGVQVLPEGRTKTTSPQVHSSTDLSNTQEDDPNEDWCAVCLDGGELMCCDKCPKVFHQNCHIPAISSLPDESESWQCLLCVNLKELTKTEGSEKNSSGELSALELRILQRICLELYCQYEQSLNFREPESPANTSYYEIVSSPMSLDVIRTRLDPSSPNHYKDIAGFVSDVRLIFSNTYLFYQEDTKTYSNAKYLENFFEEQLAKWLPQFEGSKPLSKRNTSNSPALLGVNATGSPSPIENGRKSCGSASLGDSDGGCLPAKRARRSAHE, encoded by the exons tcAGAGTCAAACTCTTCCGCATCAGCCAAGTTCACCCTATTCAAGTGCGTTTACTGCGCTCAACTCCTCGGATCCAATGATCGACCCAAATTGCTAGAATGCCTCCACGTGGCCTGTGCCCAATGCGTGAGCACCAAGTTCTCAGAGCTGGACCGCTCGCTGCCACCATTGATCCATTGTCCGGTATGCGATAATGCGTCGCAGCAGGAGTTTATCGTGGACAACCAGTTCCTCATTGAGCAGTGCACCGCCGGAGATAGTGGTGATGGGGTCGGTCTTCTGGGCTTGACAGCCGAAGGTCAGAAGAGCTCTGCTGCGGCGAGCATCCAATGCAGCAGCTGTTCCGATGGTGCAGTGGCCACGTCGTGGTGCGTTGACTGCTCGGAGTACATTTGCGACAGTTGTGTGCAGGCTCACCAGCGCCTGAAGATCACCAAGGACCACACGATTAAGCCCAAAGACGAGGCCAACAACGAGCAGCTGGCCGGAGCTGCCGGGGTGGACAAGCTGCACATGTGCCAGTTGCACCCGCAGGAGAAGCTTTCGTTGTTTTGCGAGACGTGCGACAAGCTTACTTGTCGTGATTGCCAGTTGAGCGACCATCGGGATCACAAATACAAGTTTGCCCACGAGATTGCCACGGAATCAAGACAGGCGCTGTCCACCCTTGTTTCCGAAATCAACTacaaacgcttccttctctcCTCGGCTACCAAGGTGATCGATGACCGCCAACAGCTGATCCACGACAAGAAGAAGGACCTCATCAAGGAGATCACAGCCATGGCGGTGAAGATCACCAATACCGTCAATACCCGAGGCAAGCAGCTAATCATGAGATTAAACGAGGTGTGCGACAGTAAACTCAAGGTGCTGGTGGAAAAGAAGGAGACGCTGCAGTTGCTGTCCGACAACACGGACCACTGCATCGATTTCATGCAAAACGCTTTGGAGAAGGGCAGTGATTTCGCTATCCTATCGAGCAAAAAGTCTCTGGTGCGTCACCTGCAGAAGCTCAAGTGCCAAAGGGCGGATATCCCCAACCCGGAAATCCCAGTGCGCATTCAGGTTCAACTTAACCAGGTCTCCGATCTGCAGAAGGTAATCTCGCAGCTGGGCATAATCATCGTGGATGGCAAACCATATCCGCCCACGCCCTCGCCCAACGGAACCCCTCAGCCGCAGCACCCACCTCGCCAGCCTCCCAGCCCGAACATGGCGCCACCCCTGCGTCCTGGTCTTCCACCCGGAATGCCCGCTGGCCTCTCGCCGAACGGACCGCCCGTCAACTTTGGACCGCAGAACGGACCGCCGCTCTACAGCAATGCTGCCCAGCAGCAGTTCAACAATCTGTCCATGAGTCGCTCCTTTCCGGGTGACGGGTCAGGTAAGG TTCGCTTCGGGGGAATGCCGCCAGTGGGCATGCAGCGACACGGACAACCGCACGTGAGCTCCTCCACGCATCCGCAGAATATGG ACATCAGCCTGCGGGGCCTGCTGAACAACCAGGCGGCACAGAGCCCGAATGCCCACATGGCATTCAATGGACCGCCCAGCTATCCGGGTGGGCCGCAAGGAGCGCCGGCTCCGGCCCACCAACCGATGGGTCCGCAGATGCGTCCGCATTTTATGCCCGGCCAGCAGGGTTTCTCGCAGGGCGGTGGTCCAGGAGGCGGACCGCGGGACGCCAACTTTATGAACAGCAACGCGCGCTTCCAGTCGCAGTATCAACGTATGGCCAACCACGCTCAGCAGGCGGCGGCTGCAGCGGCCATGGCCGGAGCGGCGGGGGGCGGAGGCGGCCAAATCCCTTCGCCGGGTGCACTGCAGCGACCCCAGATGATGTCCAATCCCATGCAGAATGTGAGTGCCATGCAGAAT TCGTTGGGGTTTCATGGGAGCCAGGCTGGCTTTAATACCGGCCCACCGCAGACCTCCCCGCAGTTAGGCGGCGGAGGCATGCACAGCCTGGCCAAGTGGCACATCCCGCAATCCGCGCAACAGTCGAACA TGTGTTCGCAACAAGGTccccttttgccttttgcgaATGGTCGCCAGACATcggaaaattttaaaatctcACTCAAATCCCCAAACACGCTCAAAAATAGCACCCCGCCCAGCCTGGGGGGCGGTGGTGCGGGTCACCCGAGCCACGGAAACGGCTCCTCCAGCGCCCAACTGAACGCAGCTGCTCTGGGATTGGGGCCAGCCGTTTCGATACTCTCTAACGTCACCTCGACGAATCCAAAGACGCCCAGTCCCAGCACCCATGAG AACACCAAGGACTTCACCGAACCCATTGACAAGGTGCGGGATGACTCAATCAACGATCTGATTGCAACCATAGCCAAGCTAGACTCAAATGGGGTGCAGGTGTTGCCGGAGGGTCGCACAAAGACCACCTCGCCACAGGTGCACAGCTCTACGGATCTGTCCAACACACAGGAAG aTGATCCCAACGAGGACTGGTGCGCCGTATGTCTGGATGGAGGAGAGCTGATGTGCTGCGACAAGTGTCCCAAGGTTTTTCACCAGAACTGCCACATCCCCGCGATCAGCTCGCTGCCGGACGAAAGCGAGAGCTGGCAGTGCCTGCTGTGCGTTAACCTTAAGGAGCTGACCAAGACGGAGGGAAGTGAAAAGAACTCCTCCGGCGAGCTGAGCGCCCTGGAGCTCCGCATCCTGCAGCGCATCTGTCTAGAATTGTACTGCCAGTACGAGCAGAGCCTCAATTTCCGGGAGCCGGAGTCGCCAGCCAATACATCCTATTACGAGATTGTTTCCAG TCCCATGTCGTTAGATGTTATTCGCACCCGCCTGGATCCATCCAGTCCCAACCACTACAAGGACATCGCAGGCTTCGTGTCCGACGTGCGTTTAATATTTTCCAACACGTACCTCTTCTATCAG GAGGACACGAAAACTTACTCCAATGCCAAGTATTTGGAAAACTTCTTCGAGGAGCAGCTAGCTAAGTGGTTGCCGCAATTTGAGGGCAGCAAGCCACTAAGTAAGCGCAATACCTCAAACTCTCCGGCGCTGTTAGGTGTGAATGCAACTGGTTCGCCGTCGCCAATCGAAAACGGAAGAAAGAGCTGCGGCTCGGCATCATTGGGTGACAGCGATGGTGGCTGCTTGCCGGCTAAGAGGGCGAGACGGTCGGCGCACGAATAG
- the LOC122622041 gene encoding transcription intermediary factor 1-alpha isoform X2 has translation MDMDLEQLKNDFLPLIAGIKQEQLDAVPTDVLPQMSTPSTVSGAPTTSSLSSSSLSLSNPCDSAEKRSESNSSASAKFTLFKCVYCAQLLGSNDRPKLLECLHVACAQCVSTKFSELDRSLPPLIHCPVCDNASQQEFIVDNQFLIEQCTAGDSGDGVGLLGLTAEGQKSSAAASIQCSSCSDGAVATSWCVDCSEYICDSCVQAHQRLKITKDHTIKPKDEANNEQLAGAAGVDKLHMCQLHPQEKLSLFCETCDKLTCRDCQLSDHRDHKYKFAHEIATESRQALSTLVSEINYKRFLLSSATKVIDDRQQLIHDKKKDLIKEITAMAVKITNTVNTRGKQLIMRLNEVCDSKLKVLVEKKETLQLLSDNTDHCIDFMQNALEKGSDFAILSSKKSLVRHLQKLKCQRADIPNPEIPVRIQVQLNQVSDLQKVISQLGIIIVDGKPYPPTPSPNGTPQPQHPPRQPPSPNMAPPLRPGLPPGMPAGLSPNGPPVNFGPQNGPPLYSNAAQQQFNNLSMSRSFPGDGSGKVRFGGMPPVGMQRHGQPHVSSSTHPQNMDISLRGLLNNQAAQSPNAHMAFNGPPSYPGGPQGAPAPAHQPMGPQMRPHFMPGQQGFSQGGGPGGGPRDANFMNSNARFQSQYQRMANHAQQAAAAAAMAGAAGGGGGQIPSPGALQRPQMMSNPMQNVSAMQNSLGFHGSQAGFNTGPPQTSPQLGGGGMHSLAKWHIPQSAQQSNMCSQQGPLLPFANGRQTSENFKISLKSPNTLKNSTPPSLGGGGAGHPSHGNGSSSAQLNAAALGLGPAVSILSNVTSTNPKTPSPSTHENTKDFTEPIDKVRDDSINDLIATIAKLDSNGVQVLPEGRTKTTSPQVHSSTDLSNTQEVNNKNEQKDDPNEDWCAVCLDGGELMCCDKCPKVFHQNCHIPAISSLPDESESWQCLLCVNLKELTKTEGSEKNSSGELSALELRILQRICLELYCQYEQSLNFREPESPANTSYYEIVSSPMSLDVIRTRLDPSSPNHYKDIAGFVSDVRLIFSNTYLFYQDTKTYSNAKYLENFFEEQLAKWLPQFEGSKPLSKRNTSNSPALLGVNATGSPSPIENGRKSCGSASLGDSDGGCLPAKRARRSAHE, from the exons tcAGAGTCAAACTCTTCCGCATCAGCCAAGTTCACCCTATTCAAGTGCGTTTACTGCGCTCAACTCCTCGGATCCAATGATCGACCCAAATTGCTAGAATGCCTCCACGTGGCCTGTGCCCAATGCGTGAGCACCAAGTTCTCAGAGCTGGACCGCTCGCTGCCACCATTGATCCATTGTCCGGTATGCGATAATGCGTCGCAGCAGGAGTTTATCGTGGACAACCAGTTCCTCATTGAGCAGTGCACCGCCGGAGATAGTGGTGATGGGGTCGGTCTTCTGGGCTTGACAGCCGAAGGTCAGAAGAGCTCTGCTGCGGCGAGCATCCAATGCAGCAGCTGTTCCGATGGTGCAGTGGCCACGTCGTGGTGCGTTGACTGCTCGGAGTACATTTGCGACAGTTGTGTGCAGGCTCACCAGCGCCTGAAGATCACCAAGGACCACACGATTAAGCCCAAAGACGAGGCCAACAACGAGCAGCTGGCCGGAGCTGCCGGGGTGGACAAGCTGCACATGTGCCAGTTGCACCCGCAGGAGAAGCTTTCGTTGTTTTGCGAGACGTGCGACAAGCTTACTTGTCGTGATTGCCAGTTGAGCGACCATCGGGATCACAAATACAAGTTTGCCCACGAGATTGCCACGGAATCAAGACAGGCGCTGTCCACCCTTGTTTCCGAAATCAACTacaaacgcttccttctctcCTCGGCTACCAAGGTGATCGATGACCGCCAACAGCTGATCCACGACAAGAAGAAGGACCTCATCAAGGAGATCACAGCCATGGCGGTGAAGATCACCAATACCGTCAATACCCGAGGCAAGCAGCTAATCATGAGATTAAACGAGGTGTGCGACAGTAAACTCAAGGTGCTGGTGGAAAAGAAGGAGACGCTGCAGTTGCTGTCCGACAACACGGACCACTGCATCGATTTCATGCAAAACGCTTTGGAGAAGGGCAGTGATTTCGCTATCCTATCGAGCAAAAAGTCTCTGGTGCGTCACCTGCAGAAGCTCAAGTGCCAAAGGGCGGATATCCCCAACCCGGAAATCCCAGTGCGCATTCAGGTTCAACTTAACCAGGTCTCCGATCTGCAGAAGGTAATCTCGCAGCTGGGCATAATCATCGTGGATGGCAAACCATATCCGCCCACGCCCTCGCCCAACGGAACCCCTCAGCCGCAGCACCCACCTCGCCAGCCTCCCAGCCCGAACATGGCGCCACCCCTGCGTCCTGGTCTTCCACCCGGAATGCCCGCTGGCCTCTCGCCGAACGGACCGCCCGTCAACTTTGGACCGCAGAACGGACCGCCGCTCTACAGCAATGCTGCCCAGCAGCAGTTCAACAATCTGTCCATGAGTCGCTCCTTTCCGGGTGACGGGTCAGGTAAGG TTCGCTTCGGGGGAATGCCGCCAGTGGGCATGCAGCGACACGGACAACCGCACGTGAGCTCCTCCACGCATCCGCAGAATATGG ACATCAGCCTGCGGGGCCTGCTGAACAACCAGGCGGCACAGAGCCCGAATGCCCACATGGCATTCAATGGACCGCCCAGCTATCCGGGTGGGCCGCAAGGAGCGCCGGCTCCGGCCCACCAACCGATGGGTCCGCAGATGCGTCCGCATTTTATGCCCGGCCAGCAGGGTTTCTCGCAGGGCGGTGGTCCAGGAGGCGGACCGCGGGACGCCAACTTTATGAACAGCAACGCGCGCTTCCAGTCGCAGTATCAACGTATGGCCAACCACGCTCAGCAGGCGGCGGCTGCAGCGGCCATGGCCGGAGCGGCGGGGGGCGGAGGCGGCCAAATCCCTTCGCCGGGTGCACTGCAGCGACCCCAGATGATGTCCAATCCCATGCAGAATGTGAGTGCCATGCAGAAT TCGTTGGGGTTTCATGGGAGCCAGGCTGGCTTTAATACCGGCCCACCGCAGACCTCCCCGCAGTTAGGCGGCGGAGGCATGCACAGCCTGGCCAAGTGGCACATCCCGCAATCCGCGCAACAGTCGAACA TGTGTTCGCAACAAGGTccccttttgccttttgcgaATGGTCGCCAGACATcggaaaattttaaaatctcACTCAAATCCCCAAACACGCTCAAAAATAGCACCCCGCCCAGCCTGGGGGGCGGTGGTGCGGGTCACCCGAGCCACGGAAACGGCTCCTCCAGCGCCCAACTGAACGCAGCTGCTCTGGGATTGGGGCCAGCCGTTTCGATACTCTCTAACGTCACCTCGACGAATCCAAAGACGCCCAGTCCCAGCACCCATGAG AACACCAAGGACTTCACCGAACCCATTGACAAGGTGCGGGATGACTCAATCAACGATCTGATTGCAACCATAGCCAAGCTAGACTCAAATGGGGTGCAGGTGTTGCCGGAGGGTCGCACAAAGACCACCTCGCCACAGGTGCACAGCTCTACGGATCTGTCCAACACACAGGAAG ttaataataaaaacgaacaaaaagaTGATCCCAACGAGGACTGGTGCGCCGTATGTCTGGATGGAGGAGAGCTGATGTGCTGCGACAAGTGTCCCAAGGTTTTTCACCAGAACTGCCACATCCCCGCGATCAGCTCGCTGCCGGACGAAAGCGAGAGCTGGCAGTGCCTGCTGTGCGTTAACCTTAAGGAGCTGACCAAGACGGAGGGAAGTGAAAAGAACTCCTCCGGCGAGCTGAGCGCCCTGGAGCTCCGCATCCTGCAGCGCATCTGTCTAGAATTGTACTGCCAGTACGAGCAGAGCCTCAATTTCCGGGAGCCGGAGTCGCCAGCCAATACATCCTATTACGAGATTGTTTCCAG TCCCATGTCGTTAGATGTTATTCGCACCCGCCTGGATCCATCCAGTCCCAACCACTACAAGGACATCGCAGGCTTCGTGTCCGACGTGCGTTTAATATTTTCCAACACGTACCTCTTCTATCAG GACACGAAAACTTACTCCAATGCCAAGTATTTGGAAAACTTCTTCGAGGAGCAGCTAGCTAAGTGGTTGCCGCAATTTGAGGGCAGCAAGCCACTAAGTAAGCGCAATACCTCAAACTCTCCGGCGCTGTTAGGTGTGAATGCAACTGGTTCGCCGTCGCCAATCGAAAACGGAAGAAAGAGCTGCGGCTCGGCATCATTGGGTGACAGCGATGGTGGCTGCTTGCCGGCTAAGAGGGCGAGACGGTCGGCGCACGAATAG